The window CTTTTGCTGCAAGATCGTCGCAGCAACGTCGTACAGCTTGTCCTTGGTGTAGTTGTCCGACGTGAGCGCGAGAATCATGATCGGCGAATCGGCGGGATTCACCTTGCGATAGGACGGGTTATTCGGCAAGTTGGTCGGCAACTGGCCGCGAGCCGCATTGATCGCGGCCTGCACATCGCGCGCAGCCGCGTTGATGTTGCGATCGAGATCGAATTGCAGCGTGATGCTCGTCGCGCCCAGCGAACTTGCCGAGGTCATCTCGGTCACACCGGCGATGCGGCCGAACTGCCGTTCGAGCGGAGTCGCCACGGCGGTGGCCATTGTTTCTGGACTAGCGCCGGGCAAGTTCGCGCTGACTTGAATCGTGGGAAATTCGACCTGCGGCAACGGCGACACCGGCAGCAAGACATAACCCAGCGCGCCGGCGAGCGTGACGGCGATGGTTAGCAGCGTCGTGCCGACGGGCCGCCGAATGAACGGAGTCGACAGGCTCATGCCTCGCCTCCGTGCGTCGCATGTGCCACCGCATGTCCTGGCAAATCGTTCTCAGGAACCGACGTGGTCTGCACTCGAATCCCGAACCAAGTGCCGAGGCGATCGAACCAGAGGTAAATCACCGGCGTGGTATAGAGCGTGAGCAGCTGGCTGAAGATCAAACCGCCGATAATCGTGATGCCGAGCGGGCTGCGCAGTTCGGAGCCGGTACCAGTGCCAATCGCGAGCGGCACGGCGCCCAGTAACGCCGCCATCGTCGTCATCATGATCGGCCGAAAACGCAACAGGCAGGCTTCGAAAATGGCTTCGTACGGTTCCTTGTTCTGATTGCGCTGCGCATCGAGCGCAAAGTCGATCATCATGATCGCGTTCTTTTTCACGATGCCGATCAGCAGGATGATGCCGATCAAACCGATCACGCTCAAATCGGAACGGCAGAGGAGCAGCGCGACGAGAGCGCCCACGCCCGCCGACGGCAACGTCGAGAGAATCGTGATCGGATGAATGTAGCTTTCGTAGAGAACGCCCAGCACGATATAGACGGTCACCAGCGCGGCAAGAATGAGCAGCGGAGTGTTCTTGAGCGACGCCAGAAATGCTTCGGCCGTCCCTTGGTAGCTGCCGACAATGCTCGGCGGCATGTCGAGTTCGGTCTTCGCCAGGTCGATTGCTTCGACGGCTTGTCCCAGCGAAACGCCTGGGGCCAGGTTGAACGAGACAGTCACCACGGGAAACTGCCCCTGATGATTGATCGTCAGCGGCGCGGTGGTTTCTTCGATCCGCGTGAACGTGCTCAGCGGCACGGCTTTGCCGTTCGGCGGGCGGATATAGATTTCGCTGAGATCGCCGGGCGAATCGCGAAACTCCGGCTGTACTTCCAAAATCAGGCGGTACTGATTCAGCTGCGTGAACATGATCGAAATTTGCCGCTGCCCGAAGGCATCGTACAGCGCGTCGTCGATCATCTGCGGCGTGATTCCCAGTCGCGACGAAATATCGCGATCGATGACGACCCGAGTTTGCAGCCCGGAGTTCTGCTGATCGCTGGCCACGTCGCGCAGCTGCGGCAGTTCGCGCAGCTTGGCGACGAACTTCGGCGCCCATTCGTCGAGCTCTTTGGAATCGGGATCTTCCAAGCTGTATTGATATTGCGTGCGGCTGACGCGAGTTTCGACCGTCAAGTCCTGCACTGGTTGCATGAAGAGGCGAATCCCCTTCACATCATTCACCAGCTCTTGCAAGCGGTGAATGATTTCGGTGGCAGATTCGTGGCGCTCTTCATGCGGCTTGAGATTGATTTGAATGCGGCCGCTGTTGGCCGTGGTGTTCGTCCCGTCGATGCCGATGAAGCTCGACAAGCTGTCGACGGCGGGATCCTTGAGAATCGCCTTATTCAACGCGAGTTGCCGGCGCGACATGGCTTCGAACGAAGTGCTCTGCGGCGCCTCGGAGATGCCCAGAATCACGCCCGTATCTTGCACGGGAAAGAAGCCCTTCGGCACTATCACATACAGGCCGATGGTGGCGAGCAGCGTGGCGAGCGAGACAAACATCGTGGCCGTTTGATGTCGCAGAACCCAACGCAAGGTCACGCCATAAACGCGAATGACCCATTCAAAGGCCGCCTCGGACATGTGGAACAACCGGCCATGTTTGTTCGGGTCGACGTGCTTGAGGAGCTTGGCGCACATCATGGGTGTGAGCGTGAGCGAGACCACGGCCGACATGAGAATGGTCACGCTGAGGGTCACGGCAAACTCGCGGAACAACCGCCCCACGATATCGCCCATGAAGAGGAGCGGAATGAGGACCGCGATGAGCGACACGCTGAGCGAAACAATCGTAAAGCCGATCTGCTCGGCGCCCTTGAGTGCGGCGTCGAGCGGCGATTCGCCTTCTTCGATGTAGCGCATGATGTTTTCGATCATCACGATCGCATCGTCGACAACAAAGCCCGTCGAAATCGTGAGGGCCATCAGCGTGAGATTGTTCAAGCTGTAATCGAGCAAGTACATCACCGCGAACGTACCGATCAGCGACAGGGGAACGGCGACGCTGGGGATGATCGTGGCGTAGAAGTTGCGCAGGAAGACGAAGATCACAAACACCACCAGTGCGATGGTGAAGAGGAGTTCGATCTGCACGTCTTCGACCGACGCACGAATGGTGACAGTACGGTCGGTGAGAATCTTGATCGACACCGCGGCTGGTAGCGCGTCTTTGAGTTGCGGCAGCAGATCCTTCACGCGGTTGACCACTTCGATGGTGTTCGCGCCTGGCTGGCGCTGGATATTCAAAATCACCGCCGGCGTGTCGTTCATCCAGGCGGCTTGGCGTTGATTTTCAACGTCGTCGATGACATCGGCGACGTCTGACATCAACACCGGTGCGCCGTTGCGATAGGTGACAATCAGCTTGCGATACTGCTCGCTGGTAAAGATCTGATCGTTGGCGCCAATGGTGAAAGCCTGGCGCGCACCGTCGAAACTCCCCTTGGCCTGGTTCACGTTGGCGGCGGCGATCGTGGCCCGCACGTCCGAGAGATTCAGGCCCAGCGCCGAGAGGGCGGTCGGGTTGACTTGAATGCGGATCGCTGGCTTTTGGCCGCCGCTGATGCTCACCATGCCCACGCCGCTGAGCTGCGAGATTTTTTGCGCGAGTCGCGTATCGGCGAGATCTTCGACCTTCGAGAGCGGCAGCGTTTCCGAGGAAATCGCCAGCGTCAGGATCGGCGTATCGGCGGGATTGGTCTTCAAATAGATCGGTGGATTCGGCAGATCGCGCGGCAGGAAGGTCGAAGCCACGTTGATCGACGATTGCACCTGCTGGGCCGCGACGTCGATATCGAGCTCGAGCGAAAAGCGAAGCGTGATGATCGAACAGCCATCCGAGCTGGTTGAGGTCATCTGCGTGAGGCCGGGAACCTGACCGAACTGCCGCTCGAGCGGTGCGGTGACCGACGACGCCATCACGTCGGGACCGGCGCCGGGATAATACGTTACGACTTGTATCGTCGGATAGTCGACCTGCGGCAACGCCGACACTGGCAGCAAGCGATAGGCGATGATGCCCGCGAGCGTAATCGCAGTCATCAGCAATACGGTCGCGACCGGCCGTAGAATAAATGGGCGAGAGACATTCATCGGGCGTTACTTCGCGGCGGGCACCGGCTCACCAGGCTTTTTTCCGGCTGGCGAATCGGACTTGGGCTCGCGCTTCCCTTTTTCCTGAGCAGCATCTTTGCCGCCAGCTTTCGCGTCACCGGACTTCGCATCGCGAGTCGTAACCTTGGCTTTGGGCTGCAGCTTGTCGAGCCCTTCGGTCACCACCACTTCGCCTTCTTTCAATCCTTTTTCGATCGACGTTTCGGTTCCTTCCACCGGCCCAGGAATCACATCGCGCAGTTCGACCGTGCTATCGGCTTGCACCACATACACAAAATTGGAAGTGGGGCCGCGTTGCACGGCAGCCGAAGGAACGATCGTGGCGTTGTGCTTGGTATCGACGAGCAACCGCGTGTTCACAAACTGATTGGGAAACAGCGCGCCAGCGTCTTTGTCAACAATCGCTTTCAGACGCAACGTGCCAGTGGTGGCATCGACCTGGTTGTCGGTGGCCAACAATGTTCCCGTCGCCAGTTTGTTCTTGAAGTCGCGATCATAGGCTTCGACTTGCAGGTCGTCCCCCTTCAGCAAGCGAGCTTGCACGCGGGGGATTTCGTCCTGAGAAATCGTGAACGTGATTGCAATCGGTTCGAGCTGATTCATCACGGCCAGACCGCTCGGATCATTGGCCCGCACAATGTTGCCGACGTCGACCAAGCGCAGACCGATGCGACCTTTGAAAGGCGAGATGATCCGGCAGTAAGTGATTTGCAGTTCGGCATTGGCTACCATCGCGCGATCGCTTTTCACCATCCCTTCGGTCTGATGTACGAGCGACTCTTGGTTCTCGAGCTCTTGCTTCGAGATGCCTTTGCTCTTGAAGAGGTCGTAGTAACGCTCTAGCGTGTTCTTGGCCGTCTTCAGCGTGGCTTCGTCGCGGGCCAGTTGGCCGGCGGCCTGGTCGCGCTGCACTTCGAAGGGGCGCGAGTCGATCTGGGCCAGCAAGGTTCCCTTTTCGACGATCTCGCCTTCTTCAAACGGCACGCTGATCAACTCGCCATCGACGCGGCTGCGGATGGTGGCCGTCTTCAACGCGGTGACGGTTCCCAGGCCGTTGAGATACAAATCGAAGTCGCGAGTTGTTGCCGTGGCGGTGACGACGGGCACCACGCGGGGGCCCTTGGGGGCCTCGACCTTAGCGGCAAAATATACCGAAACCTTCGGCCACCATTGGGCGCGATAATACCAACCGGCCCCCGCGCCGATGGCGAGCACCGCTAGAGTGATCCAGGTGCCGAGGCGAGACTGCTTAGGCTCGCGCGCGGCTTCACGAGCGATCGGCGAGTGTTGGGTCGACGGCTCCGCGGGCAATGGCTGTTGAGCCGGAGGCGGCAGGGTTTCTTCCTGCGTGCGTTCCGGGGCTCGGCGCTCGGCTGCGGGCCGGCTTTTCGCCTCGGAGGGCGGAGCGGAAACGGGCGCGTTCCTGATCATCGTATGGTGCCCGAAATTACTCGGGCCAGGCAAAGGCGGGAAGTTTGGAGAGGCTATCGATCTACACTTATCATTGAACGCCACAGCGGGCTGCTGGGGTATCTGCCGTTAGGCATATGACAAGCTGGCTGCAGTAATGGAAGTTTAGAACCCCTGGCTGGTTCTCGACTTGGCGTCACTGGTTGGCTGGTGGAAAATCGATTTTAATCGAAATAACGGCGCGGTTGCGCCTGATTTCCGGAATTTCCTTACATGACATTTCCGCATGCCCGATCGACCCCGGCAGTGTCCAGCAACCGCTGGTTACTTGCCGCCGGTTTGTTGGTGCTCGGAACTGTGTTTTTTTCAACCGCCGCTCATGGGCTCGATCCGCAGCGGCCACTCTCGCAAGCCCTGCTTCGCATCTGGCAAACGCCCCAAGGGCTGCCGCGGGTCGTGATCTATTCCATCTTTCAGACCAAGGATGGCTATCTGTGGTTGGGCACTCAGGCCGGTTTGTTTCGGTTCGATGGCGTGCGGTTTGTGCCGATGTTTGCCGATCACGAGCAGTTGGCAAAATGCTGGATTCGGGACCTGTGCGAGGACAACGACCAGAACCTGTGGATCGCCACCGAAGACGCTGGCCTGATTCGCTGGCGGGCCGGTCGCGTCACTTCGTTTGGGCAGGCCGAGGGGCTTCCTTCGAATCATGTTCGTTGTTTGCAAGTTGATCGCCGCGGCGATCTGTGGATCGGCACCGATCGGGGCCTGGCCTGTCTGCGCGATGGCAAAGTGGCGGCGGTGAATCAGGAAAATCTCCGCTCGCTGCCGATTCACGCGCTCGATGAAGCAGCCGACGGAACGCTCTGGATTGCTACTGCCGGTCCCGCCGTTTGGACTTCAAATGGAACCGCGTTCACCAAGCAGAGTTTTAAAGCGCTGCCAGCCGAGAGCACGATCAACGCGATTCATGCTGGGCCTGGCGACACCGTTTGGCTCGGAACATCGGCTGGGCTACTGCGCCGCAGTGGCGAAACCGAGCGACTCTTTACGGTCGCCGGCGGGCTGGGAAGCGACGAAGTGCTTTGCCTGGCAACTGCCCGAGAAGCGGGGCTCTGGATCGGTACCAAAGACGGCTACTGCCGAGTGCAGGGAGATCGGCTCGAGAGTTTTCAATCGCGCGACGGCTTGTCGCAGAGCACGGCGCTCGCGCTCTGTGAAGATCACGAAGGGAGCCTGTGGGTCGGCACGAAGTATGGTCTGAATCAGTTCGTCGATCGCCGCACGCTCTTGCCGTTTACGACGAGCGAAGGCTTGCCCAGCAACGACACGGGGCCCGTGCTGCAAACCGAGCAGGGAGATATTTGGGTCGGCACGCTCGATGCGGGACTGGCGAAGTTTGCCGGGCGGGAGTTTGCCCTCGCGGCGACCTTGCAAGCCGAGCTCCCCAGCCAACGCATTCTGTCGCTCGCTGGTGATGCCGGCGATCTGTGGATCGGCACCGATGCCGGCCTGTGTCGTGAACATGCGGGGCAAATCGTCGAGCAGTTCACCACAGCCGAGGGATTGCCGGCGAATAAAATTCTGGCTCTCTGCCGCGATCAAGCTGGCGCGCTTTGGATCGGCACTTCAGGTGGAATCGTCAAACTGCACGCCGGGAAACTGGTCAAGCCACCAGGCCTGGATATGACGCGGCCGATTCAAGCGTTGGTCGCTCATCCCGGCGGATATTTAATCGCTGCCGTCGAAGGCGGTGAGCTATATCGCATCGCCGATGGCGAGGTGACTCTCTTCGACGAGCAACTTACCGGCTGGCGCGACGTGGTTGCCTTTCATGTCGATGCGCAACGCCACTTGTGGGTCGCCTTCCGCGACGGCGGCCTCGGGCTGATCGATGGCGACAAGCACTTCCGCTTTCGCGCGAAAGATGGACTCTACGATGACGACATCGTGGGGATCGCCAGCGATGACCGAGGCCGACTATGGGTGGCCTGCAGTCGCGGCATTTTTTCGGTACTAGCCGAAGAACTGCAGCAATTCTCGGCAGGGCGCATCAGCCAAATCAACTGCACGCCGTTCAGCCCGACCGATGCTTCGCGGACCATCGAATGCCGCCGCGGCGTGCAGCCCGCCGTTTGGAAAATGGAGGATGGCCGCATTTGGTTCTCGACGATTCGCGGCATTCTCGTCGTCGATCCGCAGCGTTCGACGCGCACGCTGCCGCCGCCGTCGGTCGTGATCGAAGAAATCAATGTGAATGGCCAAAGCACTTCGGCCAAACAATTGGCCACGCTGCCGCCGGGGCGGACCAATTTTGATTTTCACTACACGGCGCTCAGCTTCGCTTCGCCGACGCGGATTA is drawn from Anatilimnocola floriformis and contains these coding sequences:
- a CDS encoding efflux RND transporter periplasmic adaptor subunit, producing MIRNAPVSAPPSEAKSRPAAERRAPERTQEETLPPPAQQPLPAEPSTQHSPIAREAAREPKQSRLGTWITLAVLAIGAGAGWYYRAQWWPKVSVYFAAKVEAPKGPRVVPVVTATATTRDFDLYLNGLGTVTALKTATIRSRVDGELISVPFEEGEIVEKGTLLAQIDSRPFEVQRDQAAGQLARDEATLKTAKNTLERYYDLFKSKGISKQELENQESLVHQTEGMVKSDRAMVANAELQITYCRIISPFKGRIGLRLVDVGNIVRANDPSGLAVMNQLEPIAITFTISQDEIPRVQARLLKGDDLQVEAYDRDFKNKLATGTLLATDNQVDATTGTLRLKAIVDKDAGALFPNQFVNTRLLVDTKHNATIVPSAAVQRGPTSNFVYVVQADSTVELRDVIPGPVEGTETSIEKGLKEGEVVVTEGLDKLQPKAKVTTRDAKSGDAKAGGKDAAQEKGKREPKSDSPAGKKPGEPVPAAK
- a CDS encoding sensor histidine kinase, which gives rise to MSSNRWLLAAGLLVLGTVFFSTAAHGLDPQRPLSQALLRIWQTPQGLPRVVIYSIFQTKDGYLWLGTQAGLFRFDGVRFVPMFADHEQLAKCWIRDLCEDNDQNLWIATEDAGLIRWRAGRVTSFGQAEGLPSNHVRCLQVDRRGDLWIGTDRGLACLRDGKVAAVNQENLRSLPIHALDEAADGTLWIATAGPAVWTSNGTAFTKQSFKALPAESTINAIHAGPGDTVWLGTSAGLLRRSGETERLFTVAGGLGSDEVLCLATAREAGLWIGTKDGYCRVQGDRLESFQSRDGLSQSTALALCEDHEGSLWVGTKYGLNQFVDRRTLLPFTTSEGLPSNDTGPVLQTEQGDIWVGTLDAGLAKFAGREFALAATLQAELPSQRILSLAGDAGDLWIGTDAGLCREHAGQIVEQFTTAEGLPANKILALCRDQAGALWIGTSGGIVKLHAGKLVKPPGLDMTRPIQALVAHPGGYLIAAVEGGELYRIADGEVTLFDEQLTGWRDVVAFHVDAQRHLWVAFRDGGLGLIDGDKHFRFRAKDGLYDDDIVGIASDDRGRLWVACSRGIFSVLAEELQQFSAGRISQINCTPFSPTDASRTIECRRGVQPAVWKMEDGRIWFSTIRGILVVDPQRSTRTLPPPSVVIEEINVNGQSTSAKQLATLPPGRTNFDFHYTALSFASPTRITFRYQLAGFDADWINAGSRREAFYTNLAPGSYRFRVLALNSDGVETESTPLEFTVRPHFYETWAFLLCVVFAIVAAAWIAFRLRMQRVKERLQVVLGERNRIARELHDTLIQGFSGVTMQMQALAARLKKPDDLATLSEIISDAGNCLSEARRSVAGLRNPENAESGLTAAITQSARQLTEGSDLRLQLQLGPLAGKFNPDVEYNVLRIVQEAISNTIKHAQASAVEVRLKSNAHEVAITVHDDGQGFDVARHLEQAQPGHYGLIGMRERASQIGATVQWRSQPRQGTTVLLSLPLSSAAALKR
- a CDS encoding multidrug efflux RND transporter permease subunit translates to MNVSRPFILRPVATVLLMTAITLAGIIAYRLLPVSALPQVDYPTIQVVTYYPGAGPDVMASSVTAPLERQFGQVPGLTQMTSTSSDGCSIITLRFSLELDIDVAAQQVQSSINVASTFLPRDLPNPPIYLKTNPADTPILTLAISSETLPLSKVEDLADTRLAQKISQLSGVGMVSISGGQKPAIRIQVNPTALSALGLNLSDVRATIAAANVNQAKGSFDGARQAFTIGANDQIFTSEQYRKLIVTYRNGAPVLMSDVADVIDDVENQRQAAWMNDTPAVILNIQRQPGANTIEVVNRVKDLLPQLKDALPAAVSIKILTDRTVTIRASVEDVQIELLFTIALVVFVIFVFLRNFYATIIPSVAVPLSLIGTFAVMYLLDYSLNNLTLMALTISTGFVVDDAIVMIENIMRYIEEGESPLDAALKGAEQIGFTIVSLSVSLIAVLIPLLFMGDIVGRLFREFAVTLSVTILMSAVVSLTLTPMMCAKLLKHVDPNKHGRLFHMSEAAFEWVIRVYGVTLRWVLRHQTATMFVSLATLLATIGLYVIVPKGFFPVQDTGVILGISEAPQSTSFEAMSRRQLALNKAILKDPAVDSLSSFIGIDGTNTTANSGRIQINLKPHEERHESATEIIHRLQELVNDVKGIRLFMQPVQDLTVETRVSRTQYQYSLEDPDSKELDEWAPKFVAKLRELPQLRDVASDQQNSGLQTRVVIDRDISSRLGITPQMIDDALYDAFGQRQISIMFTQLNQYRLILEVQPEFRDSPGDLSEIYIRPPNGKAVPLSTFTRIEETTAPLTINHQGQFPVVTVSFNLAPGVSLGQAVEAIDLAKTELDMPPSIVGSYQGTAEAFLASLKNTPLLILAALVTVYIVLGVLYESYIHPITILSTLPSAGVGALVALLLCRSDLSVIGLIGIILLIGIVKKNAIMMIDFALDAQRNQNKEPYEAIFEACLLRFRPIMMTTMAALLGAVPLAIGTGTGSELRSPLGITIIGGLIFSQLLTLYTTPVIYLWFDRLGTWFGIRVQTTSVPENDLPGHAVAHATHGGEA